One Augochlora pura isolate Apur16 chromosome 10, APUR_v2.2.1, whole genome shotgun sequence DNA window includes the following coding sequences:
- the Abl gene encoding tyrosine-protein kinase Abl isoform X1 produces MGAQQTKERIVPAGSTARQTRKQPRNLKESRLVGSNIFTEHSEALLQSRPLPHIPALPDGDPPSGSGIQPISQQVNIQQHTGVPSTGLLEAANRWTSKENLLAQEEDDPQLFVALYDFQAGGENQLSLKKGEQVRILSYNKSGEWCEAHSSTGQVGWVPSNYVTPVNSLEKHSWYHGRISRNAAEYLLSSGINGSFLVRESESSPGQRSISLRYEGRVYHYRINEDSEGKMFVTTESKFNTLAELVHHHSMLADGLITQLLYPAPKHNKPTVFPLSPEPDEWEINRTDIVMRHKLGGGQYGDVYEAVWKRYNMTVAVKTLKEDTMALKDFLEEAAIMKEMKHRNLVQLIGVCTREPPFYIITEFMSKGNLLDYLRNESKHQINAVVLMHMATQIASGMSYLESRNFIHRDLAARNCLVGENHLVKVADFGLARLMRDDTYTAHAGAKFPIKWTAPEGLAYNKFSTKSDVWAFGILLWEIATYGMSPYPGVDLTDVYHMLEKGYRMECPPGCPPKVYELMRQCWQWAAADRPTFKEIHHSLENMFQESSITEEVEKQLQGGGEIPLLSYKKSQTGSTGNIHGLVLVSEPLPSSETTSSITKLSTFTGGLSSKNNSSMVQMRRSTNKKGKQAPAPPKRTSLLSSCSSFRDSAYQEQDIQNTESNTMILDDATDLNGIDKILEGIARDLATMAQGTIAAGGCEIEEDGEGSQGTAEPNFISQPSTSPEPIPGLSSSQKQLKSRPYPSKEPLPPKVVQVGALEVQNVKRAINRYGTLPKGARIGAFLESIRQSSMPSNQESTSITSAMTPGSVEQHDASIDSSQHRSLSPRQSNLRSQPQMTRSNSSSGVVNTYQPPNSPRGRVVAVRKNNQSDGVGLRTFRVSSNSNFRTASPSRSVQPSLADLEFPPPPADLPPPPDEAFSTPEQTDLPPPVSCAEISQVRSSPLSIRKAKSTDWRTKEEDNEQQEDRNDVSNAEPSVKEASSRFGVNLRRRETQDNTPRTSDNKRTGFKSRIETVEPAAPPDEAPPPPPPPPPPVSMNTPPDSFERKPGMKEMLELKLINEIKQSAETKHGGTAKKPGIMSSTPSAPLDPASQLLSELCASFNMDSGQRHAQNEYAVSTLKTNETPQDQQQQTHNIYKDSSVSSPVTESILSSGNVGFKLKRVDKRNNPQKEEASDGQIIDFKARLRKVENTEKEKSTEDRNNITEQSSESEEQQDDKRRSTGSISSLKKLWENKESCDSQPHSPKLSVRGGSGKSEILDQTEDSPEDHSGASTRSQSSGSKSDTRLWPPPEPEKPVVPAKPLKPLCSSAKHFCSSIYATPNCTKSQHTEDDLSKQNTDSRTAKQAVLELSTLIESSVLNLKSNSTIVMTSWLQLSDKVGLLHGMCTNLADSGIAPHARFQFRELLSRLELQARQLRAAGTRNVAENTRLLTDLQNTIKDVVNAVQR; encoded by the exons ATGGGTGCTCAACAGACTAAGGAGAGAATCGTTCCTGCCGGCTCTACCGCGCGACAGACGCGCAAACAGCCAAGAAACCTTAAGGAATCGCGGCTAGTTGGCTCCAATATATTTACTGAGCACAGCG AAGCTCTTTTGCAAAGTAGACCGCTACCTCACATTCCGGCATTGCCAGATGGTGATCCTCCAAGCGGTTCCGGCATTCAGCCAATTTCACAGCAAGTAAATATACAACAACATACTGGTGTTCCTTCAACAGGGCTTTTAGAAGCTGCAAACag gtGGACCAGTAAGGAAAATCTATTAGCTCAAGAAGAGGATGATCCACAATTGTTTGTTGCTCTCTATGATTTTCAAGCAGGAGGAGAAAATCAGCTTAGTCTTAAGAAAG GAGAACAAGTTCGTATTTTGAGTTATAATAAGAGTGGTGAATGGTGTGAAGCTCATTCAAGTACTGGTCAAGTGGGTTGGGTTCCATCAAATTATGTTACCCCAGTAAATTCTCTGGAAAAGCATTCTTGGTACCATGGAAGAATATCCAGGAATGCTGCTGAGTATTTGTTGAGTTCTGGCATAAATGGTAGCTTCTTGGTTCGTGAATCAGAAAGTAGTCCAGGTCAACGTAGTATTTCTCTGCGATATGAAGGCCGAGTTTATCATTATAGGATTAATGAAGACAGTGAAGGAAAG atgtTTGTCACCACTGAAAGCAAATTTAATACTCTAGCAGAACTTGTACATCATCATTCAATGCTCGCCGATGGTTTAATCACACAATTACTTTATCCTGCACCAAAGCACAATAAACCCACTGTTTTCCCACTCAGTCCAG AACCGGATGAATGGGAAATCAACAGAACAGATATAGTCATGAGACATAAATTAGGAGGGGGACAATATGGGGATGTCTATGAAGCCGTTTGGAAGAGGTACAACATGACTGTTGCTGTAAAGACATTAAAG GAGGATACAATGGCTTTAAAAGACTTCTTAGAAGAGGCTGCCATCATGAAGGAGATGAAGCACAGAAATTTAGTTCAGTTAATAGGTGTATGTACTCGCGAGCCGCCTTTTTACATCATTACTGAATTTATGAGTAAGGGGAATCTATTAGACTATTTACGGAACGAAAGCAAGCATCAAATTAATGCAGTGGTTCTGATGCATATGGCAACACAAATCGCTAGTGGAATGAGTTATTTAGAAagcagaaattttattcacag agaTCTAGCTGCTCGAAACTGTCTAGTGGGTGAAAATCATCTAGTGAAGGTTGCAGACTTTGGCTTGGCTCGGTTGATGAGAGATGATACCTATACTGCTCATGCTGGAGCGAAATTCCCTATAAAATGGACTGCTCCAGAAGGATTAgcttacaataaattctctacAAAG TCTGATGTATGGGCATTTGGAATCTTGCTGTGGGAAATAGCAACTTATGGCATGTCTCCATATCCTGGTGTTGATTTAACGGATGTGTATCATATGCTGGAAAAGGGATATAGAATGGAATGTCCCCCTGGATGTCCACCAAAAGTTTATGAATTAATGCGTCAGTGCTGGCAGTGGGCAGCTGCTGATCGACCaacgtttaaagaaattcatcACTCTCTGGAAAACATGTTCCAAGAATCCAGTATTACCGAAG aagTTGAAAAGCAGCTTCAAGGTGGAGGAGAAATACCCTTACTATCGTACAAGAAATCTCAAACTGGTAGTACTGGAAATATCCATGGACTTGTCCTTGTCTCTGAACCATTACCTTCTTCAG AAACTACCAGTTCTATAACGAAACTGAGCACATTCACAGGTGGTTTGTCGAGTAAGAACAATAGCAGCATGGTACAGATGAGGCgttctacaaataaaaaaggaaagcaaGCTCCAGCACCACCTAAAAGAACCAg CTTGCTGTCGTCGTGCAGTTCGTTCCGCGACTCTGCGTATCAAGAGCAAGATATTCAGAACACTGAATCGAACACCATGATTCTTGACGACGCCACGGATCTAAATGGTATTGATAAGATACTCGAAG GTATTGCGAGAGATCTCGCAACGATGGCTCAAGGAACGATTGCTGCAGGAGGCTGCGAAATCGAGGAGGATGGAGAGGGTTCCCAGGGTACGGCGGAACCGAACTTCATATCTCAACCTTCAACGTCCCCGGAACCTATACCTGGATTATCTAGTTCTCAAAAACAACTCAAATCAAGACCTTATCCATCAAAGGAGCCGTTACCACCGAAG GTGGTACAAGTAGGAGCTTTAGAAGTACAGAACGTAAAACGAGCCATTAATCGTTACGGTACATTGCCGAAAGGTGCTAGAATCGGCGCATTTCTTGAGTCGATTCGTCAGAGCAGCATGCCGTCGAATCAAGAATCTACTTCGATAACTTCTGCAATGACACCTGGTTCGGTAGAGCAACATGATGCTTCCATTGACAGCTCTCAACACAGATCGCTTTCGCCTCGCCAAAGCAATTTGAGAAGTCAGCCTCAAATGACACGCAGCAATTCGTCAAGCGGTGTTGTCAATACTTATCAGCCTCCGAATTCTCCTCGTGGCCGGGTTGTAGCTGTAAGAAAGAACAATCAATCCGATGGTGTTGGTTTAAGAACTTTTCGAGTCTCGAGTAACTCCAACTTCCGTACTGCAAGTCCCTCGAGGTCTGTTCAACCGTCATTAGCCGATTTAGAATTTCCTCCTCCACCCGCTGATCTGCCACCTCCTCCGGACGAAGCTTTCTCTACCCCGGAACAGACTGATCTTCCACCTCCTGTTTCTTGTGCAGAAATTTCTCAAGTGAGAAGTTCTCCTCTCTCTATACGAAAAGCAAAGAGTACAGACTGGCGAACGAAAGAGGAAGACAACGAACAACAAGAAGATAGAAATGATGTTAGTAACGCAGAGCCCTCTGTTAAAGAAGCTAGTTCGAGATTCGGGGTTAATCTGAGACGTAGAGAAACTCAAGACAATACGCCTAGAACTTCCGATAATAAAAGGACGGGGTTTAAATCTAGAATAGAAACGGTTGAACCTGCTGCTCCACCGGATGAAGcgccacctcctcctccacctccgccaCCACCGGTTTCTATGAATACACCCCCCGACAGTTTCGAACGTAAACCTGGCATGAAAGAGATGTTAGAACTGAAATTGATAAATGAGATTAAACAAAGCGCAGAGACGAAGCATGGTGGGACTGCGAAAAAACCTGGAATCATGAGTAGTACCCCGTCTGCGCCCTTGGATCCAGCGTCGCAGTTACTTTCGGAACTCTGTGCTAGTTTTAATATGGATTCTGGTCAGAG ACACGCCCAAAACGAATATGCTGTGTCAACTTTAAAAACCAATGAGACGCCACAAGATCAACAACAACAAACTCACAACATTTACAAGGACTCGTCAGTGTCGTCTCCAGTGACTGAGTCTATTCTATCCAGTGGAAACGTTggatttaaattgaaaagagTGGATAAGCGGAACAATCCACAAAAAGAAGAGGCCTCTGATGGGCAAATCATTGATTTCAAGGCAAGACTGCGAAAAGTCGAAaacacagaaaaagaaaaatctacAGAGGACAGAAACAATATTACCGAGCAGTCCTCAGAATCAGAAGAGCAACAAGATGACAAGCGTAGAAGTACTGGCAGTATTAGTAGTTTGAAAAAGCTTTGGGAAAACAAGGAATCATGTGATAGTCAGCCTCACAGTCCAAAGCTTAGTGTTCGAGGAGGCAGTGGTAAATCGGAGATACTTGACCAGACTGAAGATTCACCGGAAGACCACAGCGGAGCCTCAACCCGCAGCCAGAG TTCTGGTAGCAAAAGCGATACTAGATTATGGCCCCCACCTGAACCAGAGAAACCTGTCGTGCCAGCGAAACCACTAAAACCTCTCTGTTCTTCGGCGAAACATTTTTGCTCTTCAATATATGCAACACCCAATTGTACGAAGTCTCAGCATACGGAAGATGATCTAAGTAAGCAGAACACAGATTCAAGAACTGCAAAACAGGCAGTATTGGAGCTGTCAACGTTGATCGAAAGTAGTGTACTAAATTTGAAAAGCAATTCGACGATAGTAATGACTAGTTGGCTTCAACTATCTGATAAGGTAGGGCTGTTGCACGGCATGTGCACAAACCTTGCAGATAGCGGCATTGCTCCGCATGCTCGCTTTCAATTCCGCGAGCTTCTATCTAGATTAGAACTCCAGGCGCGACAGCTTCGAGCTGCAGGTACACGAAATGTTGCAGAGAATACGAGACTTCTCACCGACTTGCAAAACACGATAAAAGACGTGGTTAATGCTGTACAAAGATAA
- the Abl gene encoding tyrosine-protein kinase Abl isoform X4: MGAQQTKERIVPAGSTARQTRKQPRNLKESRLVGSNIFTEHSEALLQSRPLPHIPALPDGDPPSGSGIQPISQQVNIQQHTGVPSTGLLEAANRWTSKENLLAQEEDDPQLFVALYDFQAGGENQLSLKKGEQVRILSYNKSGEWCEAHSSTGQVGWVPSNYVTPVNSLEKHSWYHGRISRNAAEYLLSSGINGSFLVRESESSPGQRSISLRYEGRVYHYRINEDSEGKMFVTTESKFNTLAELVHHHSMLADGLITQLLYPAPKHNKPTVFPLSPEPDEWEINRTDIVMRHKLGGGQYGDVYEAVWKRYNMTVAVKTLKEDTMALKDFLEEAAIMKEMKHRNLVQLIGVCTREPPFYIITEFMSKGNLLDYLRNESKHQINAVVLMHMATQIASGMSYLESRNFIHRDLAARNCLVGENHLVKVADFGLARLMRDDTYTAHAGAKFPIKWTAPEGLAYNKFSTKSDVWAFGILLWEIATYGMSPYPGVDLTDVYHMLEKGYRMECPPGCPPKVYELMRQCWQWAAADRPTFKEIHHSLENMFQESSITEEVEKQLQGGGEIPLLSYKKSQTGSTGNIHGLVLVSEPLPSSETTSSITKLSTFTGGLSSKNNSSMVQMRRSTNKKGKQAPAPPKRTSLLSSCSSFRDSAYQEQDIQNTESNTMILDDATDLNGGCEIEEDGEGSQGTAEPNFISQPSTSPEPIPGLSSSQKQLKSRPYPSKEPLPPKVVQVGALEVQNVKRAINRYGTLPKGARIGAFLESIRQSSMPSNQESTSITSAMTPGSVEQHDASIDSSQHRSLSPRQSNLRSQPQMTRSNSSSGVVNTYQPPNSPRGRVVAVRKNNQSDGVGLRTFRVSSNSNFRTASPSRSVQPSLADLEFPPPPADLPPPPDEAFSTPEQTDLPPPVSCAEISQVRSSPLSIRKAKSTDWRTKEEDNEQQEDRNDVSNAEPSVKEASSRFGVNLRRRETQDNTPRTSDNKRTGFKSRIETVEPAAPPDEAPPPPPPPPPPVSMNTPPDSFERKPGMKEMLELKLINEIKQSAETKHGGTAKKPGIMSSTPSAPLDPASQLLSELCASFNMDSGQRHAQNEYAVSTLKTNETPQDQQQQTHNIYKDSSVSSPVTESILSSGNVGFKLKRVDKRNNPQKEEASDGQIIDFKARLRKVENTEKEKSTEDRNNITEQSSESEEQQDDKRRSTGSISSLKKLWENKESCDSQPHSPKLSVRGGSGKSEILDQTEDSPEDHSGASTRSQSSGSKSDTRLWPPPEPEKPVVPAKPLKPLCSSAKHFCSSIYATPNCTKSQHTEDDLSKQNTDSRTAKQAVLELSTLIESSVLNLKSNSTIVMTSWLQLSDKVGLLHGMCTNLADSGIAPHARFQFRELLSRLELQARQLRAAGTRNVAENTRLLTDLQNTIKDVVNAVQR, encoded by the exons ATGGGTGCTCAACAGACTAAGGAGAGAATCGTTCCTGCCGGCTCTACCGCGCGACAGACGCGCAAACAGCCAAGAAACCTTAAGGAATCGCGGCTAGTTGGCTCCAATATATTTACTGAGCACAGCG AAGCTCTTTTGCAAAGTAGACCGCTACCTCACATTCCGGCATTGCCAGATGGTGATCCTCCAAGCGGTTCCGGCATTCAGCCAATTTCACAGCAAGTAAATATACAACAACATACTGGTGTTCCTTCAACAGGGCTTTTAGAAGCTGCAAACag gtGGACCAGTAAGGAAAATCTATTAGCTCAAGAAGAGGATGATCCACAATTGTTTGTTGCTCTCTATGATTTTCAAGCAGGAGGAGAAAATCAGCTTAGTCTTAAGAAAG GAGAACAAGTTCGTATTTTGAGTTATAATAAGAGTGGTGAATGGTGTGAAGCTCATTCAAGTACTGGTCAAGTGGGTTGGGTTCCATCAAATTATGTTACCCCAGTAAATTCTCTGGAAAAGCATTCTTGGTACCATGGAAGAATATCCAGGAATGCTGCTGAGTATTTGTTGAGTTCTGGCATAAATGGTAGCTTCTTGGTTCGTGAATCAGAAAGTAGTCCAGGTCAACGTAGTATTTCTCTGCGATATGAAGGCCGAGTTTATCATTATAGGATTAATGAAGACAGTGAAGGAAAG atgtTTGTCACCACTGAAAGCAAATTTAATACTCTAGCAGAACTTGTACATCATCATTCAATGCTCGCCGATGGTTTAATCACACAATTACTTTATCCTGCACCAAAGCACAATAAACCCACTGTTTTCCCACTCAGTCCAG AACCGGATGAATGGGAAATCAACAGAACAGATATAGTCATGAGACATAAATTAGGAGGGGGACAATATGGGGATGTCTATGAAGCCGTTTGGAAGAGGTACAACATGACTGTTGCTGTAAAGACATTAAAG GAGGATACAATGGCTTTAAAAGACTTCTTAGAAGAGGCTGCCATCATGAAGGAGATGAAGCACAGAAATTTAGTTCAGTTAATAGGTGTATGTACTCGCGAGCCGCCTTTTTACATCATTACTGAATTTATGAGTAAGGGGAATCTATTAGACTATTTACGGAACGAAAGCAAGCATCAAATTAATGCAGTGGTTCTGATGCATATGGCAACACAAATCGCTAGTGGAATGAGTTATTTAGAAagcagaaattttattcacag agaTCTAGCTGCTCGAAACTGTCTAGTGGGTGAAAATCATCTAGTGAAGGTTGCAGACTTTGGCTTGGCTCGGTTGATGAGAGATGATACCTATACTGCTCATGCTGGAGCGAAATTCCCTATAAAATGGACTGCTCCAGAAGGATTAgcttacaataaattctctacAAAG TCTGATGTATGGGCATTTGGAATCTTGCTGTGGGAAATAGCAACTTATGGCATGTCTCCATATCCTGGTGTTGATTTAACGGATGTGTATCATATGCTGGAAAAGGGATATAGAATGGAATGTCCCCCTGGATGTCCACCAAAAGTTTATGAATTAATGCGTCAGTGCTGGCAGTGGGCAGCTGCTGATCGACCaacgtttaaagaaattcatcACTCTCTGGAAAACATGTTCCAAGAATCCAGTATTACCGAAG aagTTGAAAAGCAGCTTCAAGGTGGAGGAGAAATACCCTTACTATCGTACAAGAAATCTCAAACTGGTAGTACTGGAAATATCCATGGACTTGTCCTTGTCTCTGAACCATTACCTTCTTCAG AAACTACCAGTTCTATAACGAAACTGAGCACATTCACAGGTGGTTTGTCGAGTAAGAACAATAGCAGCATGGTACAGATGAGGCgttctacaaataaaaaaggaaagcaaGCTCCAGCACCACCTAAAAGAACCAg CTTGCTGTCGTCGTGCAGTTCGTTCCGCGACTCTGCGTATCAAGAGCAAGATATTCAGAACACTGAATCGAACACCATGATTCTTGACGACGCCACGGATCTAAATG GAGGCTGCGAAATCGAGGAGGATGGAGAGGGTTCCCAGGGTACGGCGGAACCGAACTTCATATCTCAACCTTCAACGTCCCCGGAACCTATACCTGGATTATCTAGTTCTCAAAAACAACTCAAATCAAGACCTTATCCATCAAAGGAGCCGTTACCACCGAAG GTGGTACAAGTAGGAGCTTTAGAAGTACAGAACGTAAAACGAGCCATTAATCGTTACGGTACATTGCCGAAAGGTGCTAGAATCGGCGCATTTCTTGAGTCGATTCGTCAGAGCAGCATGCCGTCGAATCAAGAATCTACTTCGATAACTTCTGCAATGACACCTGGTTCGGTAGAGCAACATGATGCTTCCATTGACAGCTCTCAACACAGATCGCTTTCGCCTCGCCAAAGCAATTTGAGAAGTCAGCCTCAAATGACACGCAGCAATTCGTCAAGCGGTGTTGTCAATACTTATCAGCCTCCGAATTCTCCTCGTGGCCGGGTTGTAGCTGTAAGAAAGAACAATCAATCCGATGGTGTTGGTTTAAGAACTTTTCGAGTCTCGAGTAACTCCAACTTCCGTACTGCAAGTCCCTCGAGGTCTGTTCAACCGTCATTAGCCGATTTAGAATTTCCTCCTCCACCCGCTGATCTGCCACCTCCTCCGGACGAAGCTTTCTCTACCCCGGAACAGACTGATCTTCCACCTCCTGTTTCTTGTGCAGAAATTTCTCAAGTGAGAAGTTCTCCTCTCTCTATACGAAAAGCAAAGAGTACAGACTGGCGAACGAAAGAGGAAGACAACGAACAACAAGAAGATAGAAATGATGTTAGTAACGCAGAGCCCTCTGTTAAAGAAGCTAGTTCGAGATTCGGGGTTAATCTGAGACGTAGAGAAACTCAAGACAATACGCCTAGAACTTCCGATAATAAAAGGACGGGGTTTAAATCTAGAATAGAAACGGTTGAACCTGCTGCTCCACCGGATGAAGcgccacctcctcctccacctccgccaCCACCGGTTTCTATGAATACACCCCCCGACAGTTTCGAACGTAAACCTGGCATGAAAGAGATGTTAGAACTGAAATTGATAAATGAGATTAAACAAAGCGCAGAGACGAAGCATGGTGGGACTGCGAAAAAACCTGGAATCATGAGTAGTACCCCGTCTGCGCCCTTGGATCCAGCGTCGCAGTTACTTTCGGAACTCTGTGCTAGTTTTAATATGGATTCTGGTCAGAG ACACGCCCAAAACGAATATGCTGTGTCAACTTTAAAAACCAATGAGACGCCACAAGATCAACAACAACAAACTCACAACATTTACAAGGACTCGTCAGTGTCGTCTCCAGTGACTGAGTCTATTCTATCCAGTGGAAACGTTggatttaaattgaaaagagTGGATAAGCGGAACAATCCACAAAAAGAAGAGGCCTCTGATGGGCAAATCATTGATTTCAAGGCAAGACTGCGAAAAGTCGAAaacacagaaaaagaaaaatctacAGAGGACAGAAACAATATTACCGAGCAGTCCTCAGAATCAGAAGAGCAACAAGATGACAAGCGTAGAAGTACTGGCAGTATTAGTAGTTTGAAAAAGCTTTGGGAAAACAAGGAATCATGTGATAGTCAGCCTCACAGTCCAAAGCTTAGTGTTCGAGGAGGCAGTGGTAAATCGGAGATACTTGACCAGACTGAAGATTCACCGGAAGACCACAGCGGAGCCTCAACCCGCAGCCAGAG TTCTGGTAGCAAAAGCGATACTAGATTATGGCCCCCACCTGAACCAGAGAAACCTGTCGTGCCAGCGAAACCACTAAAACCTCTCTGTTCTTCGGCGAAACATTTTTGCTCTTCAATATATGCAACACCCAATTGTACGAAGTCTCAGCATACGGAAGATGATCTAAGTAAGCAGAACACAGATTCAAGAACTGCAAAACAGGCAGTATTGGAGCTGTCAACGTTGATCGAAAGTAGTGTACTAAATTTGAAAAGCAATTCGACGATAGTAATGACTAGTTGGCTTCAACTATCTGATAAGGTAGGGCTGTTGCACGGCATGTGCACAAACCTTGCAGATAGCGGCATTGCTCCGCATGCTCGCTTTCAATTCCGCGAGCTTCTATCTAGATTAGAACTCCAGGCGCGACAGCTTCGAGCTGCAGGTACACGAAATGTTGCAGAGAATACGAGACTTCTCACCGACTTGCAAAACACGATAAAAGACGTGGTTAATGCTGTACAAAGATAA